A region from the Streptomyces lydicus genome encodes:
- a CDS encoding MFS transporter produces MVIAIAQLMVVLDATIVNIALPSAQRDLGMSDANRQWVITAYTLAFGGLLLLGGRIADLVGRKRTFMIGLVGFAVASGLGGAATGSGLLFGARALQGAFAALLAPSALSLLTTTFTIGKERSKAFGIYGAIAGGGAAIGLIAGGLLTEYLNWRWCLYVNIPIAVIALTGAAVFLRDRPERGRVWLDVPGVVLGCGGLVAIVYGCSEAEPRGWGDGLVLGLLVGGVALLGVFAWWQTRARHPLLPLHIVRDRNRGGAFLTMALAVIGLFGMFLFMTYYLQTVLGYSPVRTGVAFLPMVVAIVVGSTQISARLLHRIPPRFLMVPGALLASAGLFTLTFLTARPAYVSHVLPAMLLVGLGMGLTFMPVMATATSGVAAHDSGVTSATVNTAQQVGGSIGTALLNTIATSTSAAYIADRLAAAARSSGALGLTPAAREGIVKSGVVHGFTVAIGVGSAIMLLAALVAGLLVNGRPAKQGRLPAQDSAESADAAA; encoded by the coding sequence GTGGTGATCGCGATTGCGCAGTTGATGGTGGTACTGGACGCGACCATCGTGAATATCGCGCTGCCGTCGGCCCAGCGGGACCTGGGGATGTCGGACGCGAACCGCCAGTGGGTGATCACCGCGTACACGCTCGCCTTCGGCGGGCTGCTGCTGCTCGGCGGGCGGATCGCCGACCTGGTGGGGCGGAAGCGCACCTTCATGATCGGGCTGGTCGGCTTCGCCGTCGCGTCCGGTCTGGGCGGCGCGGCCACCGGGTCCGGGCTGCTGTTCGGGGCGCGGGCGTTGCAGGGCGCCTTCGCGGCGCTGCTGGCCCCCTCCGCGCTGTCATTGCTGACCACCACCTTCACCATCGGGAAGGAACGCAGCAAGGCCTTCGGGATCTACGGGGCGATCGCGGGCGGGGGCGCGGCCATCGGGCTGATCGCCGGCGGGCTGCTGACCGAATATCTGAACTGGCGCTGGTGCCTGTACGTGAACATCCCGATCGCCGTGATCGCCCTCACCGGCGCCGCCGTCTTCCTGCGCGACCGGCCCGAGCGGGGGCGCGTCTGGCTGGACGTTCCGGGCGTGGTGCTGGGCTGCGGCGGTCTGGTCGCGATCGTTTACGGGTGCAGTGAAGCGGAGCCGCGGGGCTGGGGGGACGGGCTGGTCCTCGGGCTGCTGGTGGGGGGCGTGGCGCTGCTGGGCGTCTTCGCGTGGTGGCAGACGAGGGCGCGCCACCCCCTGCTGCCGTTGCACATCGTCCGCGACCGCAATCGCGGCGGCGCCTTCCTGACCATGGCGCTGGCGGTCATCGGGCTGTTCGGAATGTTCCTGTTCATGACCTATTACCTGCAGACCGTGCTCGGATACTCACCGGTCAGGACCGGGGTGGCCTTCCTGCCGATGGTGGTGGCGATCGTCGTCGGGTCCACGCAGATCTCGGCGAGGCTGCTGCACCGGATACCGCCCCGGTTCCTGATGGTTCCCGGCGCCCTCCTCGCCTCCGCGGGGCTCTTCACCCTGACCTTCCTGACGGCCCGGCCCGCGTATGTCTCCCATGTGCTTCCGGCCATGCTGCTCGTCGGCCTCGGCATGGGCCTGACCTTCATGCCGGTGATGGCGACGGCCACGTCCGGGGTGGCCGCGCACGACTCCGGTGTCACCTCCGCGACGGTCAACACGGCGCAGCAGGTGGGCGGTTCGATCGGCACGGCGCTGCTGAACACGATCGCGACCTCGACGAGTGCGGCGTATATCGCGGATCGCCTGGCGGCCGCGGCCCGCAGCAGCGGGGCGCTCGGTCTCACCCCGGCGGCGCGGGAGGGGATCGTCAAGAGCGGAGTGGTGCACGGGTTCACCGTGGCCATCGGTGTGGGTTCGGCGATCATGCTGCTGGCCGCGCTGGTCGCCGGGCTGCTGGTCAACGGCCGGCCCGCGAAGCAGGGCCGCCTCCCGGCACAGGACAGCGCGGAGTCGGCGGACGCGGCGGCGTGA
- a CDS encoding vWA domain-containing protein: protein MGIRSLLRNAFGRSKATREETGAAPSGADKPESATIPEAREESAPAATPEAEVPAARTAPTESPDTDPAPSPAPTTATLPAQGGRADRGDRAERENRAAETSAVREDEAGTDADADAGAGAGAPATTEPPTAEAAPAATPAASDPVSDLVSQAFDKPEPVAETENEAEPTAAEPAVEAEPRVEPVAEAEPKAAEPVVEVVAEPAVEAEPKAAEPAAEAVAEPADKAVAETADVEAEIATTTETETESPAAETAAAPEAAPEPEATPEPEAKPEEKAEVTANTEPKPDAEPKPDAEARTADQPEAAPEAEPATAPAPEAEEKVTDKKATEEKAPEDKAANEKAPEAKAAAEETADLKTAEAKTADVKAAAAEPATEAKPQAEDRPEGAGSLPATAPALLSLYKSAAATLDKHGLATQRAAVYLVLDRSGSMRNYYKDGTVQNLAEQALGLAAHFDDDATVPVVFFSTDIDGTADIDLTNYEGRIAELHAGLGHMGRTNYHWAINAVIEHYKNSGSTAPAFVIFQTDGAPTSKPAAEKALCEAAGLPLFWQFIGFGDPDAKGFDFLRKLDDLAVPEKRVVDNAGFFHAGRDPRSLSHDELYRQLMVEFPEWLAEARTAGIIKDS from the coding sequence ATGGGCATTCGGAGTCTGCTGCGCAACGCTTTCGGTCGCTCCAAGGCGACCCGTGAAGAAACCGGCGCGGCCCCGAGCGGCGCCGACAAGCCGGAGTCCGCGACCATCCCGGAGGCTCGCGAAGAGTCCGCCCCGGCCGCCACCCCGGAGGCCGAGGTCCCGGCCGCACGGACCGCCCCTACGGAGAGCCCCGACACGGACCCGGCGCCGTCTCCGGCTCCGACGACCGCGACCCTGCCGGCACAGGGCGGCCGGGCGGACCGGGGAGACCGGGCGGAACGGGAAAACCGGGCGGCGGAGACCTCCGCGGTGCGGGAGGACGAGGCCGGCACCGACGCCGATGCCGACGCCGGTGCCGGTGCCGGTGCACCCGCGACGACCGAGCCGCCCACCGCGGAAGCGGCCCCGGCTGCCACCCCGGCCGCTTCCGACCCCGTCTCCGACCTGGTGAGCCAGGCCTTCGACAAGCCGGAGCCCGTGGCGGAGACCGAGAACGAGGCCGAGCCCACGGCAGCCGAGCCTGCGGTGGAGGCCGAGCCGAGGGTCGAGCCCGTGGCAGAGGCTGAGCCGAAGGCAGCGGAGCCTGTGGTGGAGGTTGTCGCGGAGCCTGCGGTGGAGGCCGAGCCGAAGGCAGCCGAGCCTGCGGCGGAGGCCGTCGCGGAGCCTGCGGACAAGGCAGTTGCCGAGACTGCCGACGTCGAGGCCGAGATCGCGACCACGACCGAGACCGAGACCGAGTCGCCCGCAGCAGAGACGGCGGCAGCGCCGGAAGCCGCGCCCGAGCCGGAAGCCACCCCCGAGCCGGAAGCGAAGCCCGAAGAGAAGGCGGAGGTAACGGCCAACACCGAGCCGAAGCCCGACGCCGAGCCGAAGCCCGACGCCGAGGCCAGGACCGCCGACCAGCCGGAAGCCGCCCCCGAGGCCGAGCCGGCGACCGCCCCGGCGCCCGAAGCCGAAGAAAAGGTCACCGACAAGAAGGCCACCGAAGAGAAGGCCCCCGAGGACAAGGCCGCCAACGAGAAGGCCCCCGAGGCGAAGGCAGCCGCGGAAGAGACCGCCGACCTGAAGACCGCTGAGGCGAAGACCGCCGACGTGAAGGCCGCAGCGGCCGAGCCGGCGACCGAGGCGAAGCCGCAGGCGGAGGACCGGCCCGAGGGCGCGGGCTCCCTCCCCGCCACGGCCCCCGCGCTCCTCAGCCTCTACAAGTCCGCGGCCGCCACCCTGGACAAGCACGGCCTCGCCACCCAGCGCGCCGCCGTCTACCTGGTCCTCGACCGCTCCGGCTCGATGCGCAACTACTACAAGGACGGCACGGTCCAGAACCTCGCCGAGCAGGCCCTCGGCCTCGCCGCCCACTTCGACGACGACGCCACCGTCCCGGTCGTCTTCTTCTCCACCGACATCGACGGCACCGCCGACATCGACCTCACCAACTACGAGGGCCGTATCGCGGAACTGCACGCCGGCCTCGGCCACATGGGCCGTACGAACTACCACTGGGCCATCAACGCCGTCATCGAGCACTACAAGAACTCCGGCTCCACCGCCCCGGCCTTCGTCATCTTCCAGACCGACGGCGCCCCGACCTCCAAGCCGGCCGCCGAAAAGGCGCTCTGCGAGGCGGCCGGACTCCCCCTCTTCTGGCAGTTCATCGGCTTCGGTGACCCGGACGCCAAGGGCTTCGACTTCCTCCGCAAGCTCGACGACCTGGCCGTTCCGGAGAAGCGCGTCGTCGACAATGCCGGTTTCTTCCACGCCGGCCGCGACCCGCGCAGCCTCTCCCACGACGAGCTCTACCGGCAGCTGATGGTCGAGTTCCCCGAGTGGCTCGCCGAGGCCCGCACCGCGGGCATCATCAAGGACAGCTGA
- a CDS encoding alpha/beta hydrolase: MGLTSQSLEYTVIVLAVACVAATVWLWPRLSRRGVGPVLGRLGAIMVTQVSIVCALALAVNTNFEFYGNWDELLGNNDKAPVSVSQGGGQYASVGNIKGGLVQPAGPQGLDRVTGLPKGPADKVGKVESVRIVGRRTRAINPGFVYLPPQYFQQQFRRQRFPVMVVISGYPGGIMNLAQHLQVPQNAGRLIAQGKMQPTVIVMVRPTIAPPRDTECVDVPGGPQAETFFTKDLPDAMKSAYRVGHDPSAWGAFGYSSGGSCSLQLAMRNPHAYTSAVSLSGDYAIKDDLTTGSLFGPGPEGAKREREHDLLWRLKNMPAPQISALVASSRQGEADYGETMKFIHAAKSPMSVDSIILPQGSHQFTTWRREVAPALEWQSQQLTFPQDTQAASPSQKPGAGAPGKGGAPGKGGASGADQQAGPSKSPTASDDKGRRRVEAERPRG; this comes from the coding sequence ATGGGGCTGACCAGTCAGTCGCTCGAATACACGGTGATCGTGCTGGCGGTGGCCTGTGTCGCCGCCACGGTGTGGCTCTGGCCTCGACTGTCGCGGCGCGGGGTGGGCCCCGTCCTGGGCAGACTGGGCGCCATCATGGTCACCCAGGTGTCGATCGTGTGTGCGCTCGCCCTCGCCGTGAACACGAACTTCGAGTTCTACGGCAACTGGGACGAGCTGCTGGGCAACAACGACAAGGCCCCGGTGTCCGTGAGCCAGGGGGGCGGGCAGTACGCCTCGGTCGGCAATATCAAGGGCGGGCTGGTCCAGCCGGCCGGTCCGCAGGGCCTCGACCGGGTGACCGGACTGCCCAAGGGGCCCGCGGACAAGGTGGGCAAGGTCGAGTCCGTACGGATCGTCGGCCGTCGCACTCGGGCCATAAACCCGGGCTTCGTCTACCTGCCGCCGCAGTACTTCCAGCAGCAGTTCCGCCGTCAGCGGTTCCCTGTCATGGTCGTCATCAGCGGTTACCCCGGCGGAATCATGAACCTCGCGCAGCACCTCCAGGTGCCGCAGAACGCGGGCCGGCTGATCGCGCAGGGCAAGATGCAACCGACGGTGATCGTGATGGTCCGGCCGACGATCGCGCCGCCGCGGGACACCGAGTGCGTGGATGTGCCGGGCGGGCCGCAGGCCGAGACGTTCTTCACCAAGGACCTGCCGGACGCCATGAAGTCGGCCTACCGGGTGGGCCACGACCCCAGCGCCTGGGGTGCGTTCGGGTACTCGTCCGGTGGCAGTTGCTCGCTGCAGCTGGCGATGCGCAACCCGCATGCCTACACCTCGGCGGTCTCGCTCTCGGGTGACTACGCGATCAAGGACGACCTGACCACCGGCAGCCTCTTCGGCCCCGGCCCCGAGGGCGCCAAGCGGGAGCGTGAGCACGATCTGCTGTGGCGGCTGAAGAACATGCCCGCGCCGCAGATCTCCGCGCTGGTCGCCAGCAGCCGTCAGGGCGAGGCGGATTACGGCGAGACGATGAAGTTCATCCATGCCGCGAAGTCGCCGATGTCGGTCGACTCGATCATCCTGCCGCAGGGCAGCCACCAGTTCACGACCTGGCGGCGCGAGGTTGCGCCGGCCCTGGAGTGGCAGAGCCAGCAGCTGACGTTCCCGCAGGACACCCAGGCTGCCTCCCCGTCGCAGAAGCCGGGGGCGGGCGCACCGGGCAAGGGCGGCGCGCCGGGTAAGGGCGGGGCTTCGGGCGCCGACCAGCAGGCCGGGCCGTCCAAGTCGCCGACGGCGTCCGACGACAAGGGACGCCGGCGGGTGGAGGCGGAGCGCCCCCGGGGGTGA
- a CDS encoding VanZ family protein yields MARTQQGDEAVWSPVAARAPLAVRILLLVLAFAAMVAFAVALARVTLTPSAASVPLTHPNLRPGDSIRSYLAQPHLADTVKQLGGNVLLGVPFGVLLPVLLPQARGLLRVGVATALVMLLVELVQGALITGRAFDIDDVILNCAGALIGYLLLGLRLGRAVHPRRRHWWHRISGKAPAAGQQPPEVSGASAP; encoded by the coding sequence ATGGCGCGTACGCAACAGGGCGACGAGGCGGTGTGGTCCCCCGTGGCCGCACGGGCCCCGCTGGCCGTCCGGATCCTTCTGCTGGTGCTGGCCTTCGCCGCGATGGTGGCCTTCGCGGTGGCGCTGGCCCGGGTCACGCTGACCCCGTCGGCGGCCTCGGTGCCGCTGACCCACCCCAACCTCCGCCCCGGCGACTCGATCCGGAGCTATCTGGCGCAACCGCACCTGGCCGATACGGTCAAGCAGCTCGGTGGCAATGTCCTGTTGGGGGTGCCGTTCGGGGTGCTGCTGCCGGTGCTGCTGCCCCAGGCGCGCGGGCTGCTCCGGGTCGGTGTGGCGACGGCGCTGGTGATGCTGCTGGTGGAGCTGGTGCAGGGGGCGCTGATCACCGGCCGGGCGTTCGACATCGACGATGTGATCCTCAACTGTGCCGGCGCGCTGATCGGTTACCTGCTGCTGGGGCTCCGGCTGGGCCGCGCGGTGCATCCGCGGCGCCGGCACTGGTGGCACCGGATCAGCGGGAAGGCGCCGGCGGCGGGGCAGCAGCCGCCCGAGGTCTCCGGGGCGTCCGCTCCGTAG
- a CDS encoding polysaccharide deacetylase family protein, with amino-acid sequence MPKQLSTARRTSIAGLLAATTLTLALGGCATYDVTAPADARADAPAADVKAKDARLAAPGDAKNGDAKSANGKDANAKNTAGKDGSGDDVDCRTAKCVALTFDAGPSENTNRLLDILKKEKVHATFFLLGQNHVDKRPAEVKRIDAEGHELANHTWSHQILTDIEPDEATRELSRVQDAVRKITGKTPKLMRPPQGRTDREVSEISKRLGLAQVLWSVTAKDYQTNDSALITKRVLDQTERDGIILLHDIYKGTVPAVPGILKELKKRGYTVVTVSQLLSPAKPQPGMVYRP; translated from the coding sequence ATGCCGAAGCAGCTGTCCACGGCCCGCCGTACGTCCATAGCCGGGCTGCTGGCGGCCACCACCCTGACCCTGGCCCTTGGCGGCTGCGCCACCTACGACGTCACCGCCCCGGCCGACGCCCGCGCCGACGCACCGGCCGCCGACGTCAAGGCGAAGGACGCCCGGCTCGCCGCGCCCGGGGACGCCAAGAACGGGGATGCCAAGAGCGCGAACGGCAAGGACGCGAACGCCAAGAACACGGCCGGCAAGGACGGCAGCGGCGACGACGTCGACTGCCGCACGGCGAAGTGCGTCGCGCTCACCTTCGACGCGGGCCCCAGCGAGAACACCAACCGCCTGCTGGACATCCTCAAGAAGGAGAAGGTGCACGCGACCTTCTTCCTGCTCGGTCAGAACCACGTCGACAAGCGCCCCGCCGAGGTGAAGCGGATCGACGCCGAGGGCCATGAGCTGGCCAACCACACCTGGTCGCACCAGATCCTGACCGACATCGAGCCCGACGAGGCCACCCGCGAGCTGTCCCGCGTCCAGGACGCGGTCCGCAAGATCACCGGCAAGACGCCGAAGCTGATGCGCCCGCCGCAGGGCAGGACCGACAGAGAGGTCTCCGAGATCAGCAAGCGTCTCGGCCTGGCACAGGTCCTGTGGAGCGTGACCGCCAAGGACTACCAGACCAACGACTCGGCCCTGATCACCAAGCGGGTGCTCGACCAGACCGAGCGCGACGGCATCATCCTGCTGCACGACATCTACAAGGGGACCGTGCCGGCCGTCCCCGGCATCCTCAAGGAGCTGAAGAAGCGCGGCTACACGGTCGTCACCGTCTCCCAGCTGCTGTCCCCGGCGAAGCCGCAGCCGGGGATGGTCTACCGCCCGTAG
- a CDS encoding ABC transporter permease, with product MTAPPPDDCLARNDWICGDYLSTRRQILLDAVVQHLQLTVISVALGLVIAVPLALLARRRRWTVGPVLGITTVLYTIPSLAMFSLLLPVYGLSATLVVVGLALYSLTLLVRNLLAGLDGVPAEAKEAARGMGYGPTRQLLAIELPLAVPAAMAGLRIATVSAVALTTVGAIVGYGGLGNLIYAGMNSFFKAQVLTASVLCVIIAVVFDLLLLGAERLLTPWRRAGHRARRRTRAGEGVKRLVTVGGRRT from the coding sequence GTGACCGCGCCCCCGCCGGACGACTGTCTGGCCCGTAACGACTGGATCTGCGGCGACTACCTGAGCACCCGTCGGCAGATCCTGCTCGACGCGGTCGTCCAGCACCTCCAGCTGACGGTGATCTCGGTGGCGCTCGGGCTGGTGATCGCGGTCCCGCTGGCGCTGCTGGCCCGCCGCAGGCGCTGGACGGTCGGGCCGGTGCTCGGCATCACCACGGTGCTCTACACCATCCCGTCGCTGGCGATGTTCTCGCTGCTGCTGCCGGTCTACGGGCTGTCCGCCACCCTCGTCGTGGTCGGCCTCGCCCTGTACTCCCTCACCCTGCTCGTACGGAACCTCCTGGCGGGGCTGGACGGCGTCCCCGCCGAGGCCAAGGAAGCGGCCCGCGGGATGGGGTACGGGCCGACGCGGCAACTGCTGGCCATCGAGCTGCCGCTGGCCGTACCGGCCGCGATGGCCGGGCTGCGGATCGCCACCGTCTCGGCGGTCGCGCTCACCACCGTCGGGGCGATCGTCGGGTACGGCGGGCTGGGGAACCTCATCTACGCCGGGATGAACTCCTTCTTCAAGGCGCAGGTGCTCACCGCGTCCGTGCTGTGCGTGATCATCGCGGTCGTCTTCGATCTGCTGCTGCTCGGCGCGGAGCGGCTGCTCACCCCGTGGCGCCGGGCCGGACACCGGGCGCGGCGGCGGACCCGGGCCGGCGAGGGAGTGAAACGGCTGGTCACCGTCGGCGGGCGGCGGACATGA
- a CDS encoding ABC transporter permease, producing MNTLSGVWTWLTTAANWSGENGVWHRLEQHLVLTFACLVISALIALPVALTLGHLGRGGALAVNLANIGRAVPTFAVLVLLLLTPLGRHGQWPTIIALVLFAIPPLLTNAYVGMREVDRDVVRAARGMGMTGTQLVWRVEVPLAFPLVLTGIRIAAVQLVATATLAALVGGGGLGRIITAGFNLASTPQVVAGAVLVAVFALLMEAGFELAQRCAPDRSRGRSR from the coding sequence ATGAACACCCTCTCGGGGGTCTGGACCTGGCTGACCACCGCCGCCAACTGGTCCGGTGAGAACGGTGTCTGGCACCGCCTCGAACAGCACCTCGTGCTCACCTTCGCCTGCCTGGTCATCAGCGCCCTGATCGCGCTGCCGGTCGCGCTGACCCTCGGCCACCTCGGCCGGGGCGGTGCGCTGGCCGTCAACCTCGCCAATATCGGCCGCGCGGTGCCGACCTTCGCCGTGCTCGTCCTGCTGCTGCTGACCCCGCTCGGACGGCACGGGCAGTGGCCGACGATCATCGCGCTGGTGCTGTTCGCCATCCCGCCGCTGCTGACCAATGCGTATGTCGGGATGCGCGAGGTGGACCGGGACGTGGTGCGGGCCGCGCGGGGCATGGGGATGACCGGGACGCAGCTGGTGTGGCGGGTCGAGGTGCCGCTCGCCTTCCCGCTCGTGCTGACCGGCATCCGGATCGCCGCGGTCCAGCTGGTGGCCACCGCCACGCTCGCCGCGCTGGTGGGCGGCGGTGGCCTCGGCCGGATCATCACCGCGGGGTTCAACCTGGCCAGCACGCCTCAGGTGGTCGCCGGAGCGGTCCTGGTCGCGGTGTTCGCGCTGCTGATGGAGGCCGGCTTCGAGCTGGCCCAGCGGTGCGCGCCGGACCGGTCACGGGGGAGGAGCCGGTGA
- a CDS encoding ABC transporter substrate-binding protein, which produces MRAAGAARAVLTALTGLAALGLSACAGGPSLENRSAITASPGDSHDLAIGSAGFTESELLAQMYAALLRHAGYRTHVLTVGNRELYEPALEAGQIDVVPEYAATFADWLNAKKKGAEAAPVASPDLGVTMAALRRLAGPRGLTVLPAGRAVDQNAFAVSAAYARTHHLKTLSDLGRAELPVRLAAGDECVQRPFCAPGLKKKYRIDITAVDPKGVGTTPAKQAVQNGQDQMVLTTSTDATLDQFGLVLLADDKKLQNADYVVPVVNRARAGSARAAAALNRLNTVLTTADLARLNEEVDSWRRLPADVARNYLRSKGLLPRG; this is translated from the coding sequence GTGAGGGCGGCCGGTGCGGCACGTGCGGTCCTCACCGCCCTCACCGGCCTCGCCGCCCTCGGGCTCTCGGCCTGCGCCGGCGGCCCCTCCCTGGAGAACCGCTCCGCGATCACCGCCTCCCCCGGTGACAGCCACGATCTGGCCATCGGCTCGGCGGGCTTCACGGAGAGCGAGCTGCTGGCCCAGATGTACGCGGCGCTGCTCCGGCACGCCGGCTACCGCACCCACGTCCTGACGGTCGGCAACCGTGAGCTGTACGAACCGGCCCTGGAGGCGGGGCAGATCGATGTGGTCCCCGAGTACGCCGCCACCTTCGCGGACTGGCTCAACGCCAAGAAGAAGGGGGCCGAGGCGGCGCCGGTCGCCTCGCCGGACCTCGGCGTGACCATGGCCGCGCTGCGCCGGCTCGCCGGCCCCCGCGGTCTGACCGTGCTCCCTGCCGGCCGGGCCGTCGACCAGAACGCCTTCGCGGTGAGCGCCGCCTACGCCCGCACACACCACCTCAAGACCCTCAGCGACCTGGGCCGCGCCGAGCTGCCGGTGCGTCTGGCGGCGGGCGACGAGTGTGTCCAGCGGCCGTTCTGCGCACCGGGGCTGAAGAAGAAGTACAGGATCGACATCACCGCCGTCGACCCGAAGGGCGTCGGCACCACGCCCGCCAAGCAGGCCGTCCAGAACGGCCAGGACCAGATGGTGCTGACCACCAGCACCGATGCCACCCTCGACCAGTTCGGCCTGGTGCTGCTTGCCGACGACAAGAAGCTCCAGAACGCCGACTACGTCGTCCCCGTCGTCAACCGCGCCCGCGCGGGCAGCGCACGGGCGGCCGCCGCTCTCAACCGGCTCAACACGGTCCTGACCACCGCCGATCTGGCCCGCCTCAATGAGGAGGTGGACAGCTGGCGGCGGCTGCCGGCGGATGTGGCCCGCAACTACCTCCGGTCCAAAGGGCTGTTGCCCAGGGGATGA
- a CDS encoding betaine/proline/choline family ABC transporter ATP-binding protein, translated as MIRFESVTKRYPDGTTAVDDLSFEVGEGELVTLVGPSGCGKTTTMMMVNRLIDPTHGRISVDGADVAGVDPVALRRRIGYVIQETGLFPHRTVLDNTATVPFLTGWKKARARERAAELLDLVGLDPAVYGSRYPDQLSGGQRQRVGVARALAADPPVLLMDEPFGAVDPVVRDRLQKEFLRLQATLHKTVLLVTHDIEEAIRLGDRIAVYGEGRIEQYDTPASVLGAPATPDVAAFVGTDRALKQLSVTGIDRGDLERPPLVRLGEPAADAGRRLRAEGARWAVVLDEEGALHGWAGTEELAQVAGTVAGHARRMEAWVPVSSTLKAAFSEMLKHDAGWVAVLDGHRFLGVLTPTKLHEALRRTIGSDEQGVPRERAEVDSVPTE; from the coding sequence ATGATCCGGTTCGAGTCCGTCACCAAGCGCTACCCCGACGGGACCACCGCCGTCGACGACCTCTCCTTCGAGGTCGGCGAGGGGGAGTTGGTGACGCTGGTCGGACCGTCCGGCTGCGGCAAGACGACGACCATGATGATGGTCAACCGGCTCATCGACCCCACCCACGGCCGGATCTCCGTCGACGGTGCGGACGTCGCCGGCGTCGACCCGGTCGCCCTGCGCCGCCGGATCGGCTATGTCATCCAAGAGACCGGTCTCTTCCCCCATCGCACCGTCCTCGACAACACCGCCACCGTGCCCTTTCTGACCGGCTGGAAGAAGGCCAGGGCCCGTGAGCGGGCCGCCGAACTCCTGGACCTGGTGGGCCTGGACCCGGCGGTCTACGGCTCGCGCTACCCCGACCAGCTCTCCGGCGGCCAGCGTCAGCGGGTCGGGGTGGCCCGTGCGCTCGCCGCCGACCCGCCGGTGCTGTTGATGGACGAGCCGTTCGGCGCGGTCGACCCGGTCGTCCGCGACCGGCTGCAGAAGGAGTTTCTGCGGCTGCAGGCCACCCTGCACAAGACGGTGCTGCTGGTCACCCATGACATCGAGGAGGCCATCCGGCTCGGCGACCGGATCGCGGTCTACGGGGAGGGCCGGATCGAGCAGTACGACACCCCCGCAAGCGTCCTCGGCGCCCCCGCCACCCCTGATGTCGCCGCATTCGTCGGCACCGACCGCGCGTTGAAGCAGCTCTCGGTCACCGGGATCGACCGCGGCGACCTCGAACGCCCGCCGCTGGTGCGGCTCGGCGAACCCGCCGCGGACGCCGGAAGACGGCTGCGGGCCGAGGGCGCCCGCTGGGCGGTGGTGCTCGACGAGGAGGGCGCACTGCACGGCTGGGCGGGCACCGAGGAGTTGGCCCAGGTGGCGGGCACGGTCGCCGGTCATGCCCGCCGGATGGAGGCCTGGGTGCCGGTGAGCAGCACGCTCAAGGCCGCCTTCAGCGAGATGCTGAAGCATGACGCCGGCTGGGTCGCGGTGCTGGACGGCCACCGTTTCCTGGGCGTCCTCACCCCGACCAAGCTCCATGAGGCGCTGCGCCGCACCATCGGCTCCGACGAGCAAGGGGTGCCGCGCGAGCGGGCCGAGGTGGATTCCGTTCCCACGGAGTGA